One genomic segment of Oncorhynchus mykiss isolate Arlee chromosome 10, USDA_OmykA_1.1, whole genome shotgun sequence includes these proteins:
- the LOC110533382 gene encoding voltage-dependent anion-selective channel protein 1, with protein MAVPPTYVDLGKSAKDVFTKGYGFGLIKLDLKTKSENGLEFTSTGSANTETSKVAGTLETKYKWAEHGLTFTEKWNTDNTLGTEITLEDQLAKGLKLTFDSSFSPNTGKKSGKIKTGYKREHLNLGCDVDYDINGTAVHGVAVVGYEGWLAGYQVTFEAGKNRVTQSNFAVGYKTDEFQLHTNVNDGTEFGGSIYQKVNDQLETAVNLAWTAGNSNTRFGIAAKYQIDADAAFSAKVNNSSLVGLGYTQTLKPGIKLTLSALLDGKNINAGGHKLGLGLEFEA; from the exons aTGGCCGTTCCTCCAACCTATGTTGACCTTGGCAAGTCAGCCAAGGATGTCTTCACCAAGGGATACG GTTTTGGTCTCATCAAGCTGGACTTGAAAACCAAGTCAGAGAATGGACTG GAGTTCACCAGCACAGGATCTGCCAACACGGAGACCAGCAAAGTGGCTGGCACCCTGGAGACCAAGTACAAGTGGGCGGAGCATGGGCTGACCTTCACTGAGAAGTGGAACACTGACAACACTCTGGGCACAGAGATCACTCTGGAGGACCAG TTGGCCAAAGGGCTTAAATTGACGTTTGATTCCTCCTTCTCGCCAAACACTGG CAAGAAGAGTGGTAAGATCAAGACCGGCTATAAGAGGGAGCACCTCAACCTGGGCTGTGATGTGGACTATGACATCAACGGGACGGCAGTGCACGGCGTGGCGGTGGTGGGCTACGAGGGCTGGCTGGCCGGCTACCAGGTGACCTTCGAGGCCGGGAAGAACAGGGTCACCCAGAGCAACTTTGCCGTGGGCTACAAGACCGACGAGTTCCAGCTCCACACGAATGT AAATGATGGCACAGAGTTTGGTGGGTCCATCTACCAGAAGGTGAATGACCAGCTGGAGACAGCAGTTAACCTGGCCTGGACCGCTGGTAACAGCAACACTCGCTTTGGCATCGCAGCCAAGTACCAGATCGATGCCGACGCAGCCTTCTCG GCCAAAGTGAACAATTCTAGTCTTGTTGGCCTAGGATACACTCAGACTCTGAAGCCTG GAATTAAGCTgaccctctctgctctcctggaTGGGAAAAACATTAACGCTGGTGGGCACAAGCTCGGTCTTGGACTCGAGTTTGAGGCATAA